In Bacteroidota bacterium, a single window of DNA contains:
- a CDS encoding TerB family tellurite resistance protein, which produces MSKKSYGKWIGGGLGWAFGGPIGGILGFVFGSMFDGLQKGEYAHDPSGGTASYQTQEGDFSVSLLILSASVMKADGKVLKSELDYVKRFFVQQFGVDNANRNIFLLKEVLKQDVNLIEVCRQIKRYMDYAAKLQLMHFLFGISKADGQIHAREIEIIEQIARFLEIDREDYISIKAMSVKEVDSAYKILEVKPDASDDEVKKAYYKMATKFHPDKVTHLGDEIKKSAESKIKELNVAYEEIKKQRGIK; this is translated from the coding sequence ATGAGTAAAAAATCATACGGTAAATGGATAGGAGGGGGGCTTGGTTGGGCTTTCGGAGGTCCAATTGGAGGTATATTAGGCTTTGTTTTTGGATCCATGTTTGATGGGCTCCAAAAAGGTGAATACGCGCACGATCCATCTGGTGGAACCGCATCATACCAAACTCAGGAAGGTGACTTTAGCGTGAGTTTGCTGATTTTATCTGCATCAGTCATGAAAGCAGATGGCAAAGTTTTAAAATCAGAATTGGATTACGTGAAGAGGTTCTTTGTTCAACAATTTGGGGTTGATAATGCGAATAGAAATATTTTTTTACTTAAAGAAGTTTTAAAACAAGATGTTAATTTAATTGAGGTTTGTCGTCAAATTAAGCGATATATGGACTATGCGGCAAAACTGCAACTTATGCATTTTTTATTTGGTATATCGAAAGCTGATGGACAAATACATGCACGTGAGATTGAAATTATTGAGCAAATTGCCAGGTTTTTGGAGATTGACAGAGAAGACTATATTTCTATCAAAGCCATGTCGGTTAAAGAGGTGGATAGTGCTTATAAAATTTTAGAAGTGAAACCGGATGCGAGCGACGATGAAGTAAAGAAAGCCTACTACAAGATGGCAACAAAGTTCCATCCTGATAAAGTTACTCATTTAGGCGATGAAATAAAAAAATCTGCCGAATCGAAGATTAAGGAACTAAATGTTGCTTACGAAGAAATTAAAAAGCAAAGGGGTATAAAATAA